The following nucleotide sequence is from Paraburkholderia flava.
GATTCATCGCAAGGCCGGTTGCCGAATTCGTGCCGCCGAGCAGCATGTCGACGCCGTCGCGGTCGAACCACTCACGTGCGCGCGACGCCGCGATATCCGCCTTGTTCTGGTGATCCGCGTAGACGAGCTGGATCGGCTTGCCGTTCACCTTGCCGCCGAAGTCCGCGATCGCCATCTTGATCGCTTCGAGCCCCCCCGGACCGTCGATGTCGGCATACAGACCCGACAGGTCGGTGATATAGCCAATCTTCACTGCATCATCGGCTGCCCGCGCCGGGCCCGTCGTTAACGCGACAGCCGCGACGCCGGCTGCGAGCGCAAAACAGAACGACGATAGTCGCGCGAGAGTTGTCCTTTTCATGCCTGTCTCCTTCGTTTTCTGCGTTGTTGTGGGATGTTCTCAGATCAGGTGTCATACCCCGAGCAGGTCGTGCAGCACCGGCATCTTGCTTTCGAGTTCCCCGGCCCCGAAGTGCTCGACGATGCGTCCATGCTCCATCACATAGAAGCGGTCGGCGAGCGGTGCGGCAAAACGGAAATTCTGTTCGACCATCACGATGGTGTAGCCACGCGACTTCAGCGTGACGATCATCCGTGCGAGCGCCTGCACGATCACCGGCGCGAGGCCTTCGGAAATTTCATCGAGCAGCAGCAGGTTCGCGCCGGTGCGCAGGATGCGCGCGACCGCGAGCATCTGCTGTTCGCCACCGGAGAGACGCGTGCCCTGGCTCGCGCGACGCTCGGAGAGATTCGGGAACATCGCGTAGATCTCGTCGAGCGACATCGCTTTCGTGGTCGCACCGACGGGCGGCGGCAACAGCAGATTCTCCTCGCACGACAGGCTCGAGAAAATGCCGCGCTCTTCCGGGCAATAGCCGACGCCGCAATGCGCGATCCGGTGCGTGGCCATCGCGATGGTCTCGCGTCCGCCGATACGGATCGAACCGGTGCGACGACCGGTGAGACCCATGATCGCGCGCATCGTGGTCGTTCGGCCGGCGCCGTTGCGGCCGAGCAGCGTGACGACCTCACCGCGATGCACGTTCAGATCGACACCGTGCAATATGTGGGACTCACCGTACCAGGCCTGCAGGCCCGCGATCTGCAACGCAGGCTCGCCGCTGTCTGCGACGTCGCTCACCTCGGCGTTCTCGCGCTCGGCTACTGTGTTCATGCGTGCGCTCCGGCAAGTGCCGCGTCGGCGCTGCCCATGTAGGCCTGCATCACGAGCGGGTTCTTCGATACCTCTGCGTAGCTGCCTTCCGCGAGCACTTCGCCGCGTTGCAGGACCGTGATCGTGTCGGAGATGCCGGCGATCACGTTCATGTTGTGCTCGACCATCAGAATCGTGCGACCGCTCGATACTTTTTTGATCAGCGCAGTGACGCGATCGACGTCTTCGTGACCCATGCCCTGCGTCGGCTCGTCGAGCAGCATCAGTTCGGGTTCCATCGCGAGCGTCGTCGCGATTTCGAGCGCACGCTTGCGGCCGTACGACAGCTCGACGGTAGGCACGTCGGCGAAATCGGTCAGACCCACCTGCGTGAGCAGATCCATCGCACGATCATCCAGCTGACGCAGCGTATTTGCGCTCTTCCAGAAATGAAACGCGGTGCCGAGCGAACGCTGCAGCCCGATGCGCACGTTCTGCAATGCTGTCAGATGCGGGAACACAGCGGAAATCTGGAACGACCGGATGATGCCGCGACGCGCGATCTGCGCGGGACGCTCACCTGTAATGTCGATACCGTTGAAGACGATCTGCCCCGCAGTGGGTTCGAGAAACTTCGTGAGCAGATTGAAGCAGGTCGTCTTGCCGGCACCGTTCGGACCGATGAGCGCATGAATCGAACCGCGCCGCACGCGCAGGTTCACACCGTTGACGGCGATAAAGCCCTTGAATTCCCGCGTGAGTCCGCGCGTTTCGAGAATCGAATCGCCGAGAATCATGTTCCCTTCCATGCGAAGTGAGGCGAAGCGCTGGCGATCTTCAGTGCGCGTAAACGCGCAGTGCGAAGACGACGACCCCCCGTGTCGATCGTGGCATGGCGCATTGCTGCGGACGGTAATCCATGCCGCGCCATGCAGCATGGGAGTCATTGTCTCGCCAATGATGCAGCGCAATCATTGGGATTTGCACTTAGTGGACGTCCCGCGCCCATGCGGCAAACCCGCGCAGGCTCGGGTTCGTTGCGGGTCTCACACAACCGTCACGCAACCGACATCGACGGCGTGGACAACGGTTGCACTGCTGACGTGCTGTGCGCCGCACGACGGTCCGCGCGAATCATGTCGCTCGCACGTTCGGCGATCATCAGTGTCGGCGAGTTCGTGTTGCCCGATGTGATCGTCGGCATCACCGACGCATCGACGACACGCAGTCCTTCGACACCCAGCACACGCAACCGGCTGTCGACCACCGCGCCTGGATCGTTGCTGGTTCCCATCCGACACGTGCCGACCGGATGGAAGATCGTCGTGCCGACCTGCCCCGCTGCCTGCTGCAATTCCTCTTCGGTCTGGAACTCCACGCCCGGCAAAATCTCTTCGGGACGATAGCGTGCAAGCGCGCTCGCGCTGACGATGCGTCGCGTGAGACGCAGCGCATTCGCGGCGACGTGGCGATCGTAGTCGGTGGATAAATAGTTCGGTGCGATCGCGGGCGGCGCGAGCGGGTCGCGCGACGCGATGTGAATGCTGCCGCGCGACGTCGGCCGCAAATGGCACACCGACGCAGTGAACGCATTGAAGCGATGCAGCGGTTCGCCGAAGCGATCGAGCGAAAGCGGCTGCACGTGATACTCGAGATCGGATCGCGTGATCGAACGATCGTCGGGATCCGACTTCGCGAACGCCCCGAGCTGCGACGGCGACATCGACATCGGCCCGCTCTGGAACAGCGCATATTGCAGACCGATCAACGCCTTGCCCCACCAGTGCGCACTCGCGGTGTTGAGCGTGCGTACGCCCTGCACCTTGTACGCCATGCGCAACTGCAGATGGTCCTGCAGGTTTTCGCCTACGCCGCGCAGATCGCGCACGACGTCGATGCCGAGCGATTGCAGCCGCGCGCCGTTACCGACACCCGACAGTTCAAGCAGCTGCGGCGAATTGACCGAGCCCGCGCAGACGATTACTTCGCCGCGCGCTTTCGCAAGATAGTCGACCCCGTTGCCGCGATACTCGACGCCGACGCAGCACGAGCCTTCGAACACGACGCGCTGCGTAACGGCACCGGTGATCAACGTGAAGTTCGGACGCGCGAGCGCTGCACGTAAAAACGCTTTCGACGCGTTCCAGCGCACGCCGCGTTTCTGGTTGACGTCGAAGTAGCCGACGCCCGTGTTGTCGCCGCGATTGAAGTCGTCGGTGGCCGGGATGCCGGTTTGTTGTGCCGCCTGTGCGAACGTCTCGAGGATCTTCCATTTGAGACGCTGCTTTTCGACGCGCCACGGCCCGCCTGCGCCATGCCATTCGTTCGCGCCGCCGTGATGATCTTCGCTACGACGGAACACCGGCAGCACCGCGTCCCACGACCACGACGAGTCGCCGGTGACGCGCGCCCATTCGTCGTAGTCTTCGCGCTGGCCGCGCATGTAGATCATCCCGTTGATCGACGAACTGCCGCCGAGCACCCGGCCACGCGGATACGACAGCGAGCGGCCGTTCAGGCCGGGCTCTGCTTCGGTCTTATAGAGCCAGTCGGTGCGAGGATTGCCAATGCAGTAGAGGTAACCGACCGGGACGTGAATCCAGTGATAGTCGTCCTTGCCACCCGCTTCGAGCAGCAGCACCGACACGTCGGGATCTTCGGTGAGACGGCTGGCGAGCACGCAGCCCGCCGTGCCCGCACCGATCACGATGTAGTCGAACTCACCTTCGAGCGTGCGGTTCGATGCGCGCGCGGCGTCTTCGTGATTGCTCACCCTTGTCTCCTTCATGAGCCGCCGGTCGCGGCATGCATGTCGATGGGTCCATCACGCCCGCCGTATCGCCAAGCGGGCGTTTCGTTTGCCTCAGTCGCGCTTACTTTGCGACCGGCATCGTGAATTCAGCACCCTTCGAGATGCTGTCCGGCCAGCGCTGCATGATGCTCTTGTAGCGCGTGTAGAAGCGCACGCCTTCTTCGCCGTACGCGTGATGGTCGCCAAACAGCGAACGCTTCCAGCCGCCGAACGAATGCCATGCCATCGGCACCGGAATCGGCACGTTGATGCCGACCATGCCGACCTGGATCTGCCGCGAGAACGCGCGCGCGACGCCGCCGTCCGACGTGAACAGCGCCACGCCGTTCGCGAATTCGTTAGCGTTGATCAGCTCGACCGCGGAAGCGAAATCCGGCACGCGCACGATACACAGCACCGGCCCAAAAATTTCCTCGCGATAGATCGTCATGTCGGTGCGCACGTCGTCGAACAGCGTGCCGCCGAGGAAGAAGCCGTTCTCGTGACCGTCCACCGTATGCCCGCGTCCATCGACGACGAGCTTCGCGCCGGCCGCGATGCCCGCTTCGATATAGCCTTTCACCTTCTCGCGATGCACACCCGTGACGAGCGGCCCCATTTCGGCTGCGGCATCCATGCCGTTGAGGATTTTCAGCGCCTTCACGCGCGGCGTCAGACGTTCGATCAGTTCGTCGGCGATGTGACCAACCGCGACCGCGACCGAGATCGCCATGCAACGCTCGCCGGCCGAACCGTACGCGGCGCCGATCAGCGCATCGACAACCTGATCGAGATTGGCGTCGGGCATCACGACCAGATGGTTCTTCGCGCCGCCGAGCGCCTGCACGCGCTTGCCGCGCTTCGTGCCTTCCGTGTAGATGTATTCAGCGATCGGCGTCGAGCCGACGAACGACAGCGCGCTCACGTCGGGATGCGCGAGCAGCGCATCGACCGCGACCTTGTCGCCGTGCACAACGTTGAACACGCCGTCGGGCAACCCGGCTTCCTTGAACAGTTCGGCGAGTCGCACCGCTGCCGACGGGTCACGCTCCGACGGCTTCAGCACGAACGTATTGCCGCATGCGATCGCGACAGGGAACATCCATGCCGGGACCATCATCGGGAAGTTGAACGGCGTGATGCCCGCGACGACGCCGAGCGGCTGACGCAGGTTCCAGTTGTCGATGCCGCCGCCGATCTGGTCGGTGAAATCGGTCTTGAGCAGGTTCGGAATCCCGCACGCGAATTCGACGACCTCGATGCCGCGCATCACTTCGCCCTTCGCGTCGGAAAACACCTTGCCGTGTTCGCGCGTGATCAGCTCGGCGAGTTCGTCCTGATGACGGTCGAGCAGTTCCTTGAACTTGAACATCACACGTGCACGCTTGATCGGTGCCATCTCGCTCCATGCAGGGAACGCGGCTTTCGCAGCGGCCACCGCCGCATCGACTTCGGCGACGCTCGCGAGTGGAACGCGCGCGATCACCTTGCCGAGCGCCGGATTGAAGACGTCGCCGAAGCGATCGCTGGCGCCTTCGACCGACCGGCCGTTGATCATGTGGGTCAGCGCCGGGACGCGCGTTTCGCTTTGATGTGTCTCGCTCATGTATGCCTCGTTCAATGGAAAACCGCTAAAAGTCGTCATGCCGCGACTACAGGAACCACAGCGTAATCGCGACGCGCGCAGCAAATCCAATGAGTTATGCTCAACTGCGATATAAGTCGCGCTAATATCAGGCGATGGACCTGACTCTGCTTCGTGCATTCGTCACCGTCGCGCGCGAGGGCAATCTCACGCGCGCGGCCGCGCATCTGCATCTGACCCAGCCCGCCGTGAGTCTGCAGATCAAGAACCTGCAGGAAACGCTCGGCGTATCGCTGTTTACCCGTACCTCGCATGGCCTTGCACTGACACGCGACGGTCAGGCGCTGCTGCCGCATGCCGAACGCGCGCTCACTGCAGCGAGCGACGTGCAGCGCGCAGCCGCGACACTGCGTCATGAAGTGCGCGGCCGGCTGCGCATCGGCACGATTCTCGATCCGGAATTTCTGCGCCTCGGTGGCTTTCTCAAGCAGCTCGTCGAAACCTGGCCGCATATCGAAACCGCGCTGCGACATGGGATGTCGGGCTGGGTGCTGGATGGCGTGCGAGCGCGCGAACTGGACGTCGGTTACTACATCGGGCGGCCCGCGCAGGACGACGCACGCGATGGCTCGGTCTTCCATGCAGTGACGCTCACGCATTTCCAGTATCGGGTGCTCGCGCCCGCGGGCTGGAAAGATCGGGTGAAGACGGCGCGCGACTGGCGCGGGCTTGCCGCGCTGCCGTGGATCTGGACGCCGCCGGCGTCCGCGCATCATCGGTTGCTGTCGCGTCTGTTCGCCGAAGCGGGCGTGACGCCCATCAAGGTTGCGGAAGTCGACCAGGAGCCGTCGATGCTCGATCTCGTCAAATCGGGCGTCGGCCTCACACTCGCACGCGACGCGACCGCGCTGGCCGAAGCACATGCGCATGCGCTGACGATCGTCGAAGGCATCACCGTGCCGACCGAACTCACGTTCGTCGCGCTCGCCGCGCGCAAGGACGAACCGGCAATCGCCGCCGCGCTAAAACTGATCGAGCAGCAATGGTCGGTGTGACTTCGAACCCGAATGCGTGCGATATGAGTTCCGCTGATGGAGCGGCATAACAGCGCAGCGTAACGACACCGTCACGCGCTTTTTGCTAGATTCGTACTTCACGGGCCGCGCGCCGAGATGCGCGGCCGTTTCTGTTTTCTGGCCCCCGTCTACGGTTACTGTCCTTCACGAGGAGCTTCACATGGCACGCAACATCGAAATCAAGGCCCGCGCGCGACACTTCGACCAGCTGATCGCCCGCGCCGCTGAACTGTCGCCTGAAGCGCCACTGATCTTTCGTCAGCAGGACTTTTTCTACGACGTGCCGCGCGGCCGCCTGAAGCTGCGGCAATTCGACGACGGCACGCCCGCCGAACTGATCTTCTATCAACGCGACGACCGCGACGGTCCGAAGGCGTCGTACTACACGCGCAGCCCGGTCACGAACCCCGAGGCGATGCACTCGCTGCTCGCCACCGCGCTCACGACGCGCGGCATCGTGACGAAGGAGCGGCACGTGTATATCGTCGGACGTACGCGGATTCATCTGGATCGCGTGGATGGGCTCGGCGATTTCGTCGAACTCGAGGTGCTGCTCGCGGAGGACGACGACGAGGAAGGCGGCGAGATCGAAGCGCACACGATGTTCGCGAAGCTCGGTGTTCCGGAAGCCGATCTCGTGGCGGTCGCCTACGTCGATCTGCTCAACGCGGATAGCAAGCCGTTGCAGGCCGCCTGATTTATGCGCGATGCGCCCGGCGCGTCACGGTTCATGCCGCCGCGCCGGCCGCAAGATGGCCGAGCGGCAGCGGACCGTTGCGCTTGAACGTCGTGAGCACGATGTTCGAGCGCACGCTGTCCACGCCCGGCACGCGCATCAGTTTCTTCATCACGAACGACGACAGCGTGTTCAGATCCGGCGACACAATACGCAGCAGATAGTCCGCATCGCCGACTACCGCGTGGCATTCGAGCACTTCGGGCAGCATGTCGATCTGCTGCTGGAACTGCTCGATGACCGAGTCGCCGTGATGCTTGAGCTTCAGGCTCGTGAACGCGGTCACGCCAAGGCCGAGCTTTTCGGGTCGCAACACGACGCGATAACCGTCGACAACGCCCACCGCTTCGAGCCGCTGCAACCGCCTGCCGATCTGCGACGGCGAAAGCGGCACCTGCTCGCCGAGCTGTTGATGGGTCGCGCGGCCGAAGCGCTGCAATACGTCGAGCAGAGCAAGATCGAAATGATCCAGTTCAAGCATGAAGTTCCTCCGCGTCGTTTCGCGTTTTTCATGCGCGATTGTCGCACTTCATGAAATAACGGGCGCCAGAGACGACACTATGTGACGAGGCGCTGCGCCGACAAAAGCAGTCGCGATGGAAAAGCGTGAGAATGGGATGCTCGTGACGTACGTGAGCGTCGGCAACGCGACAGCCGACCTGTCGATGCCGATGCCGATGCGCGTCACACCGCCCAACACGATTTGCGCGCGGCAACACGCGCGCGCCCGCAGGTGACGCCATGATCCAGAAACTGTCTTCCGAAGAACGCGCCGCACAACTCGCCGGCCTCACCGGCTGGAGCGTCGTGACAGACCGCGACGCGATCCGCCGCCAGTTCGTTTTCGCCGATTTCAACGAAGCGTTCGGCTTCATGACCCGCGTCGCGATCAAGGCGCAGCAGATGGACCATCACCCCGAATGGTTCAACGTGTACAACAAGGTTGAGATCACACTGTCGACGCATGAGGCGAACGGCGTGACCGAACGGGACATCGCGCTGGCGAAGTTTATAGACGGTGTCGCGAAACTCGCGTCGCGCACGTGACCGGCACGGACCACACCTTTGTACGAACCTCAGCCGCTGAAAGCGGTTTGGAGGTTCGCAAACGCTTAAACCTTCAGTTCTACAGGCCGTTTTTAAGGCGGACGTAAGAATCCCACGCGTCGCGTGCAATGGGGTCCAATCCTTCCCGCGTATGGGTCGTCTGACGCTGTACAATCATCAACGCATATGGCTTGGAGAGCGCATTAGCCTCCTTGCACAGAACGAGTTCGTCGCCACTCGAAGGCGAGCGGGCGCGCCAGAAGTTGATCGCGGCTTCCAGTTCGTTGAGCGTAATATCGGACATGATTCTCGTGGTGGCAGTGGCGCATCGCGCGGCAACGCGGCACGGCATTCCGTGCCGCACGCTTGCGGCGAATCGCGTAGCTGGTATGCCTAACCCATTGTACTTGAGCGAAATCCATGCGACTCCTTCTGATCGAAGATGACCGTCCTATCGCACGCGGCATCCAAAGCAGCCTCGAACAAGCCGGCTTCACGGTCGACATGGTCCACGACGGCATCTTCGCCGAACAGGCTCTCACCCAAAACCGCCATGAACTGGTCATCCTCGATCTGGGTCTGCCCGGCATCGACGGCATGACGCTGCTGTCGCGTTTCCGTCAGAGCAACCGGCATACGCCCGTGATCGTGCTGACCGCGCGCGACGAACTCAACGACCGCGTGCAGGGCCTGAACTCCGGCGCCGACGACTACATGCTGAAGCCGTTCGAACCGGCCGAGCTCGAAGCGCGCATCCGCGCCGTGATGCGCCGCAGCGGACCGCATGGCGACATGCCGCGTCCGGAAGTGTCGCTCGGCGGTGTGCGTCTGTCGGGCGTCGATCGCCGCATCTTCAACGACGACAAGCCGCTCGAACTCTCGCCGCGCGAATTCGCGGTGCTCGAAATGCTGCTGCTGCGCCACGGTCGTGTGGTCAGCAAGGCGCAACTGCAGGACCACCTCACGCACTTCGGCGGCGATCTCGGCGATACCGCGATCGAAGTCTATGTGCACCGTGTCCGCAAAAAGCTCGAGAACTGCCGCGTCGAAATCGTCACGGTGCGGGGCTTCGGCTATCTGCTGCAGGAAATCCGCCAGGCCGCATAACGGCTGCGGTACTACGACGTTGCCTTGCCGCCGGATCCGGTCTACGGATCGGCGGCACAACACGCACGGCAGGCACGCTATGATGCAGGCAGCCGTGCGCGCGGTACCGGCCTGCTCCGGTGCTGCGCGGTTCCTTCGCTCTCGATCTTCACGATCCGCTGCCGGGCCTGCCGACGATCATGTCTCTTCCAGCCGCGAATAGTCTGCGGCGCTCGCTGCTGCGCCGCCTCGCCGCCCCCCTTTCGCTGCTCGCGCTGATGAGCGGCCTGATCGCGTACTGGCTCGCGTGGCAATACACGCAGCACGTCGTCGATCGCTCGCTCGCCGATCTCGCCACCGCAATCTCGAAGCAGATCCAGATCGCGGGCCCCGATGCGTCGGTCACCGTTCCCCCGCTCGCGCAGGCGATGTTCTCCGATCCGGTCGAACAGCTCGTCTACCGGATCAGCGACGGCGAAACCGAAATCGCCGGCGATCCGAAGCTGCCGCTGCGCGGCGTCAACGTGCGTCGCATGCACTACGCGTATGTGTTCGAGACCGAGCACGAGGGCACCAGCGTGCGGGTTGCGCAGGTTCGCGTCGATCAGCCGAACGGCGGCAATCCGATCGTCATCGAAGTCGGTCAGCCCGTGCGTCACCGGTTCCAGATCGCCGCCGAATTTCTCGTCGCGATCATGATGCCGCTGCTTCTGCTGCTGCTCGCCGGCTGGGTGATCGTCTGGCGCGTCGTGAACCAGCAGCTTAATCCGCTAACCGATCTCGCCGATTCGCTGAACCGGCAGACCCACACGTCGCTGGAACCGGTCGACGAAACCTATGTGCCCGTCGAGATCCGGCCGCTCACCGGCGCACTGAACGCGCTGCTCGGCCGCCTGAAAACCGCGCTCGACGCACAGCGCAAATTCATCGCCGATGCCGCGCATCAGCTGCGTACGCCGCTCACCGCGGTGAAGCTGCACGCGGAGCAGGCTGCGGTCGCGCGCGACCCGCAGCTGGCGCTCGCGGCCGTGCGCGAGCTACGCGCCGCCGCCGATCGCGCGGTGCGGCTGTCGAATCAGTTGCTGTCGCTGGCGCGTGCGGAGCCGGGCGAGCAGGCCGCGCGCTTCGTGAACGTCGACATGGCCGTGCTCGCGTTCGAGACCGGCGCCGAATGGGTGCCGCGCGCGCTCGCCGTACATGTCGACCTCGGTTTCCAGCGTCTCGACGACCCCGAAAACGCGCATCCGCTGATCGCACGCGGCAACCCGGTGTTGCTGCACGAGGTCATCGCGAACCTGCTCGACAACGCGCTGAAGTACGTGCCGCCGTCGCGACTCGACGGTGGCCGCATCACGGTGACGGTATCGCAGGTCCAGATCGACGAGACGGAAGCGGCGGAAATCGTCGTCGAGGACAACGGTCCCGGCGTACCGAAGAACCAGCAGGCCGATCTGTTCAAGCGCTTCTTCCGCGGCGACGGTCAGAGCGACGGCAGTGTCGACGGTGGTGCGGGTCTCGGCCTCGCGATCGTGCACGACATCATGGCGCTGCATCGCGGCAGCGTGCATTACGAGGACGCGGCTGAAGGCGGCGCCCGCTTCATCGTGCGGATTCCGCTGATGACCGGCGCGGATGTCGTAGCCACGCCCCGCGACGAACAACGTCGTGTCGAAAAAAAATCGGCGCACCAGGCGCCGATCGATTTCTAGCCAGACGGCGCGCAAGTCGCGCGCCGTTTGGTCACTTCTTCTTTTTGCTCTTCTTTGCGTCCTTCTTCGACTTTTCCGGCTTCGCGAGCATCGTGCCCCGGCACTTGCGCGCGCCGCAACGGCACTCGTATTCGCGCTTGAGCTTCTTCGTCTGCTCTTCGTCGATGACGAGGCCGTAGTCGTAGAACAGTTCTTCGCCGTCGTTGATATCGCGCAGCGCATGGATATACACGTGCCCGTCGATTTCCTCGGCCTCGCAGTTCGGCGCGCACGAGTGGTTGATCCAGCGCGCGCTGTTGCCGTCGATCTTGCCGTCGATCACGCGGCCGCTGTCGAGTGCGAAGTAGAACGTGTGATTCGGTTCCGCCGGATTATGCGGATGACGCCGCAAAGCTTCCTTCCACGAGATCCGCTCGCCCTTGTATTCGATCACGCGTTCGCCCGTCGCGATCGGTTCGGTGGCGAACACGCCTTTGCCGTGCACACCTGAACGGCGCACGGCGATCCTGCGTGAACTCATTGAATGAATCCTTGTGAAAAACGGGGATGAGGGGTGCGGCCATCGTCACGCGGACCGCGATGTCTGCCGCTGCAAAAGCGGCGCTGCACGACGCGCTTTTCTCGTTGCGCGTATGGCAAACGCGGCGCCTTGCGGGCGCCGCGTCGACTGCGACGCATCTGCGTCACATCCGGCATCGTACACGGTCGAACCCGCTTCGTTCAACCGTCAAAAAGATAGAACGTGTGAAGCGTTGCGCTTAACGGTGCAAAACGCGCATGGGAATTTAACGCTGACCGAAAGACACGTCGCCGAACAACGCCTTCTGCTCGCGCGGCTGCGAACGCCAGTATTGAGGCGGCGCCTCTATCGTTGCACCGAGCTGCGCGGCTGCGTGCCACGGCCAGCGCGGATCGTAGAGCATCGCGCGGGCCATCGCGACCATATCGGCTTCGCCTTCCGCGACGAGACGCTCGGCGTGCGCCGGGTCGGTGATCAGGCCGACGGCGATCGTCGTGAGACCGGTGGCTGCGCGAACCGCACGCGCGAACGGCACCTGATAGCCGGGCTCGAGCGGAATCTTCTGCAACGGCGACACGCCACCCGACGACACGTCGATCCAGTCGCAATCGCGCTTCTTCAGTTCTTCGGCGAATGCGATCGTGTCGTCGAGCGACCAGCCGCCGTCGACCCAGTCGCTCGCCGACACGCGCACGCCGACCGGCTTATCCGCCGGAAACGCAGCACGCACGATGTCGAAGATCTCGAGCGGAAAGCGCATCCGGTTTTCGCGCGAGCCGCCGTATTCGTCGGTGCGCTGGTTGGCGAGCGGCGACAGAAACTGATGCAGCAGATAGCCATGCGCCGCATGCACTTCAAGCGCGTCGATGCCGAGTCGCGCAGCCCGTCGCGCGGATGCAGCAAACGCTTCGCGAATGCGGTTGAGGCTTGGTGTATCGAGTGCGAGCGGCGGCTCTTCACCGGCCTTGTGCGGCACCGGCGACGGCGCATGCGGCAACCAGCCGCCGGCCGACACGGGGATCAGCTGACCGCCGTCCCACGGCGTGTGGCTCGATGCCTTGCGTCCTGCGTGTCCGAGCTGCATCGCGACACGAATCGGCGAGTAGCGGCGGATCGCGGCAAGTACCGGGACCAATGCGGCTTCGGTCGCGTCGTCCCACAAGCCGAGATCGCCGGGCGTGATGCGGCCGTCCGGTTCAACGGCGGTCGCTTCGATGCACAGCAGGCCCGCACCCGACAGCGCGAGATGGCCGAGATGGATCATGTGCCACGCGGTCGCTTCGCCGCGTTCTGCGGAGTACTGGCACATCGGGGAAACGACGATACGGTTCGGAAGCGTCACGCTGCGCAGCGTGAGCGGAGAAAACAGGGCGCTCATGAATTCGGGTCCGGGGAAGCCGAGGAGCGATCGAGAATAGCACCGCAACAAGAATGCTGCAGGGCGGCACGCGATGTTTGCAGGGAAGTATTTGCGCGACGTT
It contains:
- a CDS encoding ABC transporter ATP-binding protein, which codes for MNTVAERENAEVSDVADSGEPALQIAGLQAWYGESHILHGVDLNVHRGEVVTLLGRNGAGRTTTMRAIMGLTGRRTGSIRIGGRETIAMATHRIAHCGVGYCPEERGIFSSLSCEENLLLPPPVGATTKAMSLDEIYAMFPNLSERRASQGTRLSGGEQQMLAVARILRTGANLLLLDEISEGLAPVIVQALARMIVTLKSRGYTIVMVEQNFRFAAPLADRFYVMEHGRIVEHFGAGELESKMPVLHDLLGV
- a CDS encoding ABC transporter ATP-binding protein — protein: MILGDSILETRGLTREFKGFIAVNGVNLRVRRGSIHALIGPNGAGKTTCFNLLTKFLEPTAGQIVFNGIDITGERPAQIARRGIIRSFQISAVFPHLTALQNVRIGLQRSLGTAFHFWKSANTLRQLDDRAMDLLTQVGLTDFADVPTVELSYGRKRALEIATTLAMEPELMLLDEPTQGMGHEDVDRVTALIKKVSSGRTILMVEHNMNVIAGISDTITVLQRGEVLAEGSYAEVSKNPLVMQAYMGSADAALAGAHA
- a CDS encoding GMC family oxidoreductase, whose product is MSNHEDAARASNRTLEGEFDYIVIGAGTAGCVLASRLTEDPDVSVLLLEAGGKDDYHWIHVPVGYLYCIGNPRTDWLYKTEAEPGLNGRSLSYPRGRVLGGSSSINGMIYMRGQREDYDEWARVTGDSSWSWDAVLPVFRRSEDHHGGANEWHGAGGPWRVEKQRLKWKILETFAQAAQQTGIPATDDFNRGDNTGVGYFDVNQKRGVRWNASKAFLRAALARPNFTLITGAVTQRVVFEGSCCVGVEYRGNGVDYLAKARGEVIVCAGSVNSPQLLELSGVGNGARLQSLGIDVVRDLRGVGENLQDHLQLRMAYKVQGVRTLNTASAHWWGKALIGLQYALFQSGPMSMSPSQLGAFAKSDPDDRSITRSDLEYHVQPLSLDRFGEPLHRFNAFTASVCHLRPTSRGSIHIASRDPLAPPAIAPNYLSTDYDRHVAANALRLTRRIVSASALARYRPEEILPGVEFQTEEELQQAAGQVGTTIFHPVGTCRMGTSNDPGAVVDSRLRVLGVEGLRVVDASVMPTITSGNTNSPTLMIAERASDMIRADRRAAHSTSAVQPLSTPSMSVA
- a CDS encoding CoA-acylating methylmalonate-semialdehyde dehydrogenase encodes the protein MSETHQSETRVPALTHMINGRSVEGASDRFGDVFNPALGKVIARVPLASVAEVDAAVAAAKAAFPAWSEMAPIKRARVMFKFKELLDRHQDELAELITREHGKVFSDAKGEVMRGIEVVEFACGIPNLLKTDFTDQIGGGIDNWNLRQPLGVVAGITPFNFPMMVPAWMFPVAIACGNTFVLKPSERDPSAAVRLAELFKEAGLPDGVFNVVHGDKVAVDALLAHPDVSALSFVGSTPIAEYIYTEGTKRGKRVQALGGAKNHLVVMPDANLDQVVDALIGAAYGSAGERCMAISVAVAVGHIADELIERLTPRVKALKILNGMDAAAEMGPLVTGVHREKVKGYIEAGIAAGAKLVVDGRGHTVDGHENGFFLGGTLFDDVRTDMTIYREEIFGPVLCIVRVPDFASAVELINANEFANGVALFTSDGGVARAFSRQIQVGMVGINVPIPVPMAWHSFGGWKRSLFGDHHAYGEEGVRFYTRYKSIMQRWPDSISKGAEFTMPVAK
- a CDS encoding LysR family transcriptional regulator produces the protein MDLTLLRAFVTVAREGNLTRAAAHLHLTQPAVSLQIKNLQETLGVSLFTRTSHGLALTRDGQALLPHAERALTAASDVQRAAATLRHEVRGRLRIGTILDPEFLRLGGFLKQLVETWPHIETALRHGMSGWVLDGVRARELDVGYYIGRPAQDDARDGSVFHAVTLTHFQYRVLAPAGWKDRVKTARDWRGLAALPWIWTPPASAHHRLLSRLFAEAGVTPIKVAEVDQEPSMLDLVKSGVGLTLARDATALAEAHAHALTIVEGITVPTELTFVALAARKDEPAIAAALKLIEQQWSV
- a CDS encoding class IV adenylate cyclase; the encoded protein is MARNIEIKARARHFDQLIARAAELSPEAPLIFRQQDFFYDVPRGRLKLRQFDDGTPAELIFYQRDDRDGPKASYYTRSPVTNPEAMHSLLATALTTRGIVTKERHVYIVGRTRIHLDRVDGLGDFVELEVLLAEDDDEEGGEIEAHTMFAKLGVPEADLVAVAYVDLLNADSKPLQAA
- a CDS encoding Lrp/AsnC family transcriptional regulator, translating into MLELDHFDLALLDVLQRFGRATHQQLGEQVPLSPSQIGRRLQRLEAVGVVDGYRVVLRPEKLGLGVTAFTSLKLKHHGDSVIEQFQQQIDMLPEVLECHAVVGDADYLLRIVSPDLNTLSSFVMKKLMRVPGVDSVRSNIVLTTFKRNGPLPLGHLAAGAAA
- a CDS encoding 4a-hydroxytetrahydrobiopterin dehydratase — encoded protein: MIQKLSSEERAAQLAGLTGWSVVTDRDAIRRQFVFADFNEAFGFMTRVAIKAQQMDHHPEWFNVYNKVEITLSTHEANGVTERDIALAKFIDGVAKLASRT